GAATGCCGCGAATAAGAAAACATAGGCAGTGTCGGTTGTGAAAGCCTGCCTCGACTACATTCGACAGCGAAGGAGTTTCAGCTTTTTGTCGCGAAAATGTCCTACCGTGATTTACGCAGtgcgtatataaaattattattaatgcaaacATACGATGTAAAACGAAACTGTGATGcgatttatcttcttttcgCCTGCCTGTGTAGATTTCACGGAGATAATGAGGGTGCTGGGTTATCCGAGGTTGATTTCCCTTGCGAATTTTCGCGTGCCGAATTTTCCCCTGGTCGCGGAGATTCTGGTTTGGCTGGTGAAACGATTCGATCCAGATGTTGATATACATAGCGATCATGATAATGAGGACCAACGTGTGGCACTGATACGTAGTGTCGCTGAATTCatggtaaattattttaatatatagtgtaataacataatttaaaaaaaacagctAAATCTCTCTTATCAGCTCTGTTAAGTtgttcaataaaattacattttattgtttatttttttcattactcTGAACCATCTGGTAAGTAAAAATTTGCAGCTCGCCGGATTCAAGTAGAATATTGCGACAGATTGATATCAGCTGCATCTGCATTAAGCTCGTATTCTGTCAGTAGGAACCTATCAACATGATGTTAGCAGAAATTGAGTAGAATTTATCATCccgtaattatttaaataaaacaaataattacgaAATGGTAGATTCTGTACGGTTCCCCTGCAATCTGTCGTTGTATTCTGTTAAAAGactgttatatttcttattttacaaaatttgtagcGGATATcctataaaatctatttttgatAGATTTTGcttactttataatattaagaggTAATTGAAGAGAGTTTTTCATAATAACGGGTAACACTCGTAATTCTCTACATTCCAGGCGTTGAAGACAAATGTAAAGTTAAACACAAAGAAGTTGTATCAAGCCGACGGTTATGCGGTGAAGGAGATGTTGAAGATAGCCGCGCTGCTGTACGACGCTCAGAGCAGTAGCAACGCCGAGCAGAATCAATCGAGCAGTAATCAGAACGCGGTGAATTTCGACATATCCGATAAAATTAACGAGCTGAAAACAACTCGGCAGCTGGCGAGCCAGTTAACCATCAACGGAGCGACCCTCTTCGACTTACTCGGCCGAGAAGTGGAACTTCGAGAGGTTCGCAATACGAAAATCGCGAGGCAATTTGACACTTCGGAAATAGAAGTGGCTTTAAAAGACGTAATTGAAAACACGCGTAAAGAGATCGACGAAACGAAGAAGCAGATCGATAATGTCAGGGTAAAAATTTTCCATCTAATAAAATAGTTCTTGCCGTTCTTGggtgtttaaaatttaaattgctcGCTTGACTATTCTCAAAATGTTTACGATTGcaatagtaattttattaattaacgaatgTAATTTATCTTTGAAGGATACAGAACAAAACTTGGACACGAGAATTGAGAGACGGAAGACGGAGCTCGATAGGAATCAAAAGAGACTCCATACGTTGAAGAAAGTTCGTCCAGCATTCATGGAGGAATTCGAGAAGCTCGAAGTCGAGCTCAGAGCTTTGTACGATGACTATTTACAGAAATTCCGGTATCTAGCATATCTCGAACACTTGTATGAAGACACGGCTAAGATGGAACAAGAAAGATTCGAAAGACGGTATTTAtcgacataaaaatataaaaacaagatacaaagatacatGTAATCACAaataacgtataaaaaaaattatatgatataattatataatattattaatcttaattgCAGGCAAGCTGCAACGAAGAAACAACTGGAACAAATGAGAGCTGAGGATACGAACTTCGAAAGCATGATGGAAGGGAACGATTCTATATTTGCCACGAATCTTCAGGAGCCTCTAGTTACTCCTCTTACAAATCCGGCGGCCACAGCGGCAGAAAAATCTGGTCGATCCGCCCGTGTCAAACcaagtaacaatttttataatagaaaataataataataaataattcgcaCGCTATATGATatcataattttgataattatttgaaaatcaataaaatatttgaaggtGTCATAGACAGGCATGTGAAGGAAATAAGTTTTTCCACGCTTCTTTggaataacaaattaaaaatgttttccagGCACTGGAAGAGCGTCAAAGATGCAATATACCCAGCGGCGCATTTACGGTAGCATGTCTGGACGGCAAAGAGGTACGATTCAGGAATCGAATGACAGTGATGGCTCGCtggatagcgatagcgatttATTGATCGACGGTGATCTtgacgatgatgacgacgaaGATCTTCTAAATTCCATGGGTCCAACAGATATAGGCAATTACAATCTCAAAGCCGCTCAAGAAAAGCGATCCGCCAGTAAGATAGAAAGGCATTCGGATGATGATTTCTAATGAGTAAGGTAATCTCTGTCAATTAGCCAGAttagtttaatatattaaatgttaatattgaataaagaaataaacgataatcaacaaaataaataaaattatatcaaaagtGACGTCTTTATTGCCATAaagaataagaattattattaataatcagacacttttcaattaattgaactacaataaaaatcaatacagAGCAATATCAAGTGTTTTGCgcgtaaaaattttcttatttttgcacAATagtataaagtgtataataaaacagcattttcaatttaatgtttttttcgataaatacGTGACATTTAACGGtctttttctgaaatataattttttaattatatcgtaatacattaattatacttgCATAAGTAATAAGTAACGCGGTTCGTGCAGGTTTTTAAATGATAtgtaagaaatataagaaaattaaggTACATATTGTCCTagtatcatatttattaatttcgtcAACATAATCAATGTCGACACATCGTCGACTGTAGCTCAGCACCGATCACATGTATGTACCTTAAGTCTATTTTACATGTCATGT
The Temnothorax longispinosus isolate EJ_2023e chromosome 7, Tlon_JGU_v1, whole genome shotgun sequence DNA segment above includes these coding regions:
- the Cluap1 gene encoding clusterin-associated protein 1 → MSYRDLRNFTEIMRVLGYPRLISLANFRVPNFPLVAEILVWLVKRFDPDVDIHSDHDNEDQRVALIRSVAEFMALKTNVKLNTKKLYQADGYAVKEMLKIAALLYDAQSSSNAEQNQSSSNQNAVNFDISDKINELKTTRQLASQLTINGATLFDLLGREVELREVRNTKIARQFDTSEIEVALKDVIENTRKEIDETKKQIDNVRDTEQNLDTRIERRKTELDRNQKRLHTLKKVRPAFMEEFEKLEVELRALYDDYLQKFRYLAYLEHLYEDTAKMEQERFERRQAATKKQLEQMRAEDTNFESMMEGNDSIFATNLQEPLVTPLTNPAATAAEKSGRSARVKPSTGRASKMQYTQRRIYGSMSGRQRGTIQESNDSDGSLDSDSDLLIDGDLDDDDDEDLLNSMGPTDIGNYNLKAAQEKRSASKIERHSDDDF